One Brassica napus cultivar Da-Ae chromosome A5, Da-Ae, whole genome shotgun sequence DNA window includes the following coding sequences:
- the LOC106454665 gene encoding WAT1-related protein At2g39510-like, giving the protein MALNTWKPFLTVVSLQFGYAGLSIIAKFALDRGMSPHVLAAYRHIVATIFIAPFAFFLDRKIRPKMTLPIFFKILLLGLLEPTIDQNLYYTGMKYTSATFTAAMTNVLPAFAFLMAWIFRLEKVNIRKIHSQAKILGTVVTVGGAMLMTVVKGPLIPLPWAHPSDNHQDSSNLGVKQDLTKGALLIATGCICWAGFVNLQAITLKSYPVELSLTALICLMGSIESTIVALFIERGNPSAWAIQLDSKLLAAVYGGVICSGVGYYVQGVIMKTRGPVFVTAFNPLSMVIVAIMGSIILSEVMYLGRILGAIVIVLGLYSVLWGKSKDEPANSFSDTDKELPVSNIQVVSFSSKANADKDTMDANVVILRPTTNDSV; this is encoded by the exons ATGGCTCTAAACACATGGAAGCCATTCCTAACTGTTGTTTCTCTACAATTCGGATACGCTGGACTATCGATCATAGCGAAGTTCGCTCTGGACCGAGGCATGAGCCCTCACGTTCTAGCTGCATATCGCCATATCGTCGCAACTATTTTCATTGCTCCATTTGCCTTTTTCTTGGATAG AAAAATACGGCCAAAGATGACGCTGCCCATCTTCTTCAAGATATTGTTGCTCGGATTATTGGA ACCAACAATTGATCAGAACTTATACTACACCGGTATGAAGTACACTTCCGCGACTTTCACAGCTGCAATGACCAACGTTCTTCCAGCCTTTGCCTTTCTTATGGCATGGATCTTCAG ACTTGAGAAGGTTAACATCAGGAAAATACACAGCCAAGCCAAGATTCTAGGGACAGTTGTGACAGTTGGTGGAGCAATGCTTATGACTGTTGTGAAAGGACCTTTGATTCCTTTGCCTTGGGCTCATCCTAGCGACAACCATCAAGACTCATCAAATCTTGGTGTCAAACAAGATCTTACCAAAGGCGCACTTCTCATTGCTACCGGTTGCATCTGTTGGGCCGGTTTTGTCAATCTCCAG GCGATCACGCTTAAATCTTACCCGGTGGAGCTATCCTTGACAGCTTTAATATGCTTAATGGGGTCTATTGAAAGCACTATTGTGGCACTTTTCATTGAAAGGGGAAACCCTTCTGCTTGGGCCATCCAATTAGATTCCAAATTACTAGCTGCTGTTTATGGG GGGGTAATATGTTCAGGTGTTGGTTACTACGTTCAAGGAGTAATAATGAAAACTCGAGGACCAGTGTTTGTGACTGCCTTTAATCCACTAAGCATGGTCATTGTTGCGATTATGGGTTCTATAATTCTTTCTGAGGTTATGTACCTTGGAAG GATTCTTGGAGCAATAGTGATAGTTCTTGGGCTCTATTCCGTTTTGTGGGGCAAAAGCAAAGACGAACCAGCTAATTCGTTTTCAGACACGGACAAGGAGCTCCCAGT